A stretch of the Campylobacter concisus genome encodes the following:
- a CDS encoding peptidase M50, with product MLLNTYAPPFKLVGGYFIAGIFFLALSVPAFFYADFDAISSLNTAGFLHIFFVGFVMSIIIGALYQLTSVILEKPFFTAKGAISNLAIFCLSLLGMCYGMLFAEAKILQISGVLLFCSLAFFATTYALSFMDNEKKSFAAFALFVSAIFLLIGITLGFCLLMILGGTLMLDFEMTLKFHVYFVLGFVFLVILGAASVLLPMFALAHDLKFTLSKASLACYIMGGILLAFNENLSILSICVAALLFIAQALYILKKRVRKAYDYWNVNIVLSLVALLGAAVFIALDKLNLAAYFLIYGFLFAFIVAHLYKIAPFLIWYHYVAPFVGKVKVPLLDAMILKKIAYFGIAFNAISLLCYLLSTCFELESLVQAGMIFIAISIVLLSINIINIFRFTGFKG from the coding sequence ATGCTTTTAAATACTTACGCACCACCATTTAAGTTAGTTGGTGGATATTTTATTGCTGGAATTTTCTTTTTAGCATTAAGTGTGCCGGCATTCTTTTATGCAGATTTTGATGCGATTAGCTCGCTAAATACAGCTGGTTTTTTGCATATATTTTTTGTTGGCTTTGTTATGAGCATTATCATCGGAGCACTCTATCAGCTAACCTCAGTCATATTAGAAAAGCCATTTTTTACTGCAAAAGGTGCTATTTCAAATTTGGCTATTTTTTGTCTATCGTTGCTGGGCATGTGCTACGGGATGTTATTTGCTGAGGCTAAAATTTTACAAATTAGTGGAGTTTTGCTTTTTTGCTCACTTGCCTTTTTTGCAACGACTTACGCATTAAGCTTTATGGATAATGAAAAAAAGAGCTTTGCAGCCTTTGCACTTTTTGTTTCAGCTATCTTTTTGCTAATTGGAATAACGCTTGGTTTTTGCTTGCTTATGATACTTGGCGGTACGTTGATGCTTGATTTTGAGATGACACTAAAATTTCACGTTTATTTTGTGCTAGGTTTTGTGTTTCTTGTGATACTTGGAGCTGCTAGTGTACTCTTACCTATGTTTGCATTGGCTCATGATCTAAAATTTACACTTAGTAAAGCCTCACTAGCATGCTATATTATGGGTGGTATCTTACTAGCTTTTAATGAAAATTTGTCTATTTTGTCAATATGTGTGGCGGCTTTACTTTTTATAGCTCAAGCACTTTATATTTTAAAAAAGCGCGTTAGAAAGGCGTATGATTACTGGAATGTAAATATCGTGCTTTCGTTGGTGGCTTTGCTTGGTGCTGCTGTTTTTATAGCTTTAGACAAATTAAATTTAGCTGCATATTTTTTAATATATGGCTTTTTATTTGCTTTTATCGTAGCTCATCTTTACAAGATTGCACCATTTCTCATATGGTATCACTATGTAGCACCTTTTGTTGGAAAGGTAAAAGTGCCACTTCTTGATGCTATGATACTAAAAAAGATAGCTTATTTTGGTATAGCTTTTAATGCTATCTCGCTTCTTTGCTATCTTCTCTCAACTTGCTTTGAACTAGAAAGTTTAGTGCAAGCAGGTATGATTTTTATAGCTATTAGTATAGTTTTGCTATCGATAAATATAATAAATATTTTTAGATTTACTGGTTTTAAAGGATAA
- a CDS encoding metal-sulfur cluster assembly factor has product MKEKIYNALSNIVDPEVGFDIVSLGLIYDASCDENGKAKVTMTLSTKSCPLHEMILGWVETAVLDIEGVKECEIDLVWEPEWNIQMASDFVKAQLGV; this is encoded by the coding sequence ATGAAAGAAAAAATTTATAACGCACTGTCAAATATCGTTGATCCAGAAGTTGGCTTTGATATCGTTTCGCTCGGACTTATATACGATGCGAGTTGCGATGAAAATGGCAAAGCAAAGGTTACTATGACGCTTTCAACCAAATCTTGCCCACTGCACGAAATGATACTTGGCTGGGTAGAAACTGCCGTGCTTGATATAGAAGGTGTCAAAGAGTGTGAGATCGATCTTGTCTGGGAGCCTGAGTGGAATATACAAATGGCAAGTGATTTTGTAAAAGCACAACTTGGAGTTTAA
- the ftsZ gene encoding cell division protein FtsZ, giving the protein MSSFTVEENKSIYGAKIKVVGVGGGGGNMVNHIIRVNPNLNIDLIVANTDAKALENSLAHTKIQLGEKTTKGLGAGMRPEIGKAAAEESYDEVKSALETSDIVFIGTGLGGGTGTGAAPVVAQAAKDIGALTVAVVTMPFMFEGKKRRKLADCGLEELRKESDSIVVIPNDKLLTLIDKNAGIKESFEMVDEVLARAVNGMSTIVLDSGKSDINLDFADVRTIMSHRGLALMGVGEASGEDAAQEAIKNAIQSPLLDNMTINGAFGILVHFRISPSCPLADINNAMSIIHEAADEDAEIIFGTTTDDKIEDNKVEVTIIATGFQSSQKETEKKDEVQTSNANDIIKKERILRLKKVSGGYDEDYMSQLDVPSFMRHQMD; this is encoded by the coding sequence ATGAGTAGCTTCACAGTAGAAGAAAATAAAAGCATCTATGGTGCAAAGATAAAAGTCGTAGGTGTAGGTGGAGGTGGTGGCAATATGGTCAACCACATAATAAGAGTTAATCCAAATTTAAATATAGATCTTATTGTTGCTAATACAGATGCTAAGGCTCTTGAAAATTCTCTTGCACATACAAAAATACAGCTTGGAGAAAAGACGACAAAAGGCCTAGGTGCAGGCATGAGACCTGAAATAGGAAAAGCTGCTGCTGAAGAGAGCTACGATGAAGTAAAAAGTGCACTTGAGACATCAGATATAGTTTTTATCGGTACAGGACTTGGTGGTGGAACTGGTACAGGTGCAGCTCCAGTAGTTGCTCAAGCTGCAAAAGATATTGGTGCACTAACAGTTGCAGTTGTTACTATGCCTTTTATGTTTGAAGGAAAAAAACGTAGAAAATTGGCTGATTGTGGCCTTGAAGAGCTCAGGAAAGAAAGCGATTCTATTGTTGTCATACCAAACGATAAACTCTTAACACTAATTGATAAAAATGCTGGCATAAAAGAAAGCTTTGAAATGGTTGATGAAGTACTTGCAAGAGCCGTCAATGGCATGAGTACGATTGTACTTGACTCAGGAAAAAGCGATATAAATCTAGACTTTGCTGATGTTAGAACGATTATGAGCCATAGAGGACTAGCTTTAATGGGCGTTGGCGAAGCAAGTGGCGAAGATGCAGCACAAGAAGCTATAAAAAATGCTATACAATCACCACTTCTTGATAATATGACAATAAATGGCGCATTTGGTATTTTAGTTCATTTTAGAATAAGCCCTAGTTGCCCACTAGCTGACATCAATAATGCGATGAGCATTATTCATGAGGCAGCGGATGAAGATGCTGAAATTATATTTGGTACAACAACTGATGACAAAATAGAAGATAATAAGGTTGAAGTTACAATAATAGCCACAGGTTTTCAAAGCTCACAAAAAGAAACTGAAAAAAAAGATGAAGTACAAACTTCTAATGCAAACGATATCATAAAAAAAGAGCGTATATTAAGACTTAAAAAAGTTAGTGGTGGATATGACGAAGACTATATGTCACAACTTGATGTGCCATCATTTATGCGCCATCAAATGGACTAA
- the ftsA gene encoding cell division protein FtsA: MSTKILGIDVGSFQICAVIAQHDENGIKIIGIGTEKTQGIRKGVITNIEQAAKSIKNALIEAQRVAGTRYEKVIVSISGAYTKSVDSSGVVNIPNHEIGIKEIERAMQMADHTADIPHEYEKLHVLPYNFKVDGQEHIEDPIGMNGSRLEVQTHIVTVQKSSISNLRKAVNLAGVQLDNIVLSGYASAIATLTKDEKELGAALVDMGGATCNLVVHSGNSIRYNEFLPVGSANITNDLSMALHTPLPKAEEIKLGYGALINKSVDLIELPILGDETKSHEVSLDIISNVIYARAEETLMVLAKMLEDSGYKDSIGAGIILTGGMTKLEGIRDLASAIFDKMPVRIAKPKEMDGLFEILRDPANSCAIGLCLYGAGNFSPYEIDSEKKMRYQGEIASKPKANFRNVFVEEENVQNFGQEVQDPNEKEDSFSDKDFELEIANKSKNKEELANIADISKQEKKPNAFAKFWYSITQLF, from the coding sequence TTGAGTACAAAAATTTTAGGTATAGATGTCGGCTCTTTTCAGATTTGTGCAGTAATAGCACAACATGATGAAAATGGCATTAAGATAATTGGAATTGGGACTGAAAAAACACAAGGAATAAGAAAAGGTGTTATAACTAATATTGAACAAGCTGCAAAGTCTATAAAAAATGCATTAATAGAGGCACAAAGAGTTGCAGGAACACGCTATGAAAAAGTCATAGTTTCTATTTCTGGTGCGTATACAAAAAGCGTTGACAGTAGTGGTGTAGTGAATATACCAAATCATGAAATAGGTATAAAAGAGATCGAACGTGCTATGCAAATGGCCGATCATACAGCTGATATACCTCATGAGTATGAAAAACTACATGTTCTTCCTTATAATTTTAAAGTAGATGGGCAAGAACATATTGAAGATCCAATAGGTATGAACGGTAGTAGGCTAGAAGTACAAACACATATTGTTACAGTACAAAAGTCATCTATTAGCAACCTAAGAAAAGCAGTAAATTTAGCAGGTGTTCAACTAGATAACATAGTCCTTTCAGGATATGCTTCTGCAATAGCAACATTAACAAAAGACGAGAAAGAGCTTGGTGCCGCACTTGTTGATATGGGTGGTGCTACTTGTAATCTTGTGGTACATTCTGGAAATTCTATAAGATATAACGAATTTTTACCTGTTGGCTCAGCAAACATTACAAATGATCTTTCTATGGCTCTGCATACACCTCTTCCAAAGGCAGAAGAAATAAAATTAGGTTATGGTGCTTTAATAAATAAGTCAGTTGATCTAATAGAACTTCCGATCCTTGGAGATGAAACAAAAAGCCACGAAGTTTCACTAGACATAATATCAAATGTTATATATGCCAGAGCAGAAGAAACCCTTATGGTACTTGCTAAGATGCTAGAAGATAGCGGCTATAAAGATAGCATTGGTGCTGGAATAATACTTACTGGCGGTATGACTAAGTTAGAAGGTATTAGAGATCTTGCATCCGCAATATTTGACAAAATGCCGGTTCGTATAGCAAAACCAAAAGAAATGGATGGATTATTTGAAATTTTAAGAGACCCAGCAAATTCTTGTGCTATAGGGCTTTGTTTGTATGGTGCTGGCAACTTTAGCCCATACGAGATTGATTCTGAGAAAAAAATGAGATACCAAGGGGAAATAGCCTCAAAACCGAAAGCAAATTTTAGAAATGTTTTTGTAGAAGAAGAAAACGTACAAAATTTTGGACAAGAGGTGCAGGATCCAAATGAAAAAGAGGATAGTTTTTCTGATAAAGATTTTGAATTAGAGATAGCAAATAAATCAAAAAACAAAGAAGAGCTTGCCAATATTGCGGATATTAGCAAACAAGAAAAAAAGCCAAATGCTTTTGCAAAATTTTGGTATAGTATTACACAATTATTTTAA